A region from the Patescibacteria group bacterium genome encodes:
- a CDS encoding HIT domain-containing protein codes for MDYSNYNARTYQEYSKIWTATGKCVFCDLKEKYIAAEKNGIVLTVNIFPYIDGHLLIIPRRHIEDFDDCSDKEWKTIKELSKLGKKLLKRSLGVKDVWFIYRIAKGFGAQKTVAHAHAHLIPYSEKLFKWEFQKIGIAPESLASKLRKFVG; via the coding sequence ATGGATTATTCAAACTACAACGCTCGGACATATCAAGAATACTCTAAAATCTGGACTGCAACCGGCAAGTGCGTGTTTTGCGATTTAAAAGAAAAATATATTGCAGCCGAAAAAAATGGGATTGTTCTAACCGTAAATATCTTTCCTTACATAGACGGTCATCTGTTAATTATTCCTCGTCGTCACATCGAAGATTTTGACGATTGTAGTGATAAAGAGTGGAAAACTATCAAAGAGCTGTCCAAATTAGGAAAGAAGCTTTTAAAAAGAAGTTTGGGTGTTAAAGATGTCTGGTTTATCTATAGAATTGCTAAGGGGTTTGGGGCGCAAAAAACAGTTGCCCATGCCCATGCGCATTTAATTCCCTACAGCGAGAAATTGTTTAAATGGGAATTTCAGAAGATTGGTATAGCGCCAGAATCGTTAGCTAGTAAACTAAGGAAATTTGTCGGGTGA
- a CDS encoding competence protein ComE, translated as MPENREQTIKYMQIACKQCDKSHCGWKIGAVATRQGKILAKSFNETLKGEKYCQDGQCYRKKYNLSGGKEIEKVCSIHAEQNIIASCAKKGISLHNATLYINVFPCYICAKSLIQAGFKKVYYMQDYAGNEASTLFKSNNVILEKVEEGEVWSQKL; from the coding sequence ATGCCGGAAAACAGAGAACAAACCATAAAATACATGCAAATTGCTTGTAAGCAATGTGATAAATCCCATTGTGGCTGGAAAATTGGTGCCGTTGCCACAAGACAAGGAAAAATCTTAGCGAAGTCTTTTAATGAGACTTTGAAGGGTGAAAAATACTGCCAAGATGGACAATGTTACCGTAAAAAGTATAACTTGTCTGGTGGCAAGGAGATAGAAAAAGTTTGTTCCATTCATGCCGAGCAAAACATAATTGCAAGTTGCGCCAAGAAAGGAATTTCGCTTCACAATGCTACACTCTATATCAATGTTTTTCCTTGCTACATTTGCGCCAAGTCCCTTATCCAAGCTGGATTTAAAAAGGTGTATTATATGCAAGATTACGCTGGGAACGAAGCTTCAACTTTGTTCAAAAGCAATAATGTGATTTTAGAGAAAGTAGAGGAAGGGGAAGTTTGGAGTCAAAAACTCTAA